Proteins found in one Miscanthus floridulus cultivar M001 chromosome 4, ASM1932011v1, whole genome shotgun sequence genomic segment:
- the LOC136551617 gene encoding probable glutathione S-transferase GSTU1 yields MAGEKTGLQLLDFWVSPFAQRCRIALAEKGLAYESLPQDLANKGELLLRVNPVHKKIPVLLHDGRPPVCESLIILHYLDEAFPGTPPLLPADPVARAHARFWADYAEKKVFDCGTTLWKRTGQAQAQARPEMVEALRTLDAELGDKAYLAGEAFGFVDIAVVPFATWILGYGRLAEFSVEEVCPRLLAWAKRCGERESVAKNLYPPEKVYEFIGYLKDTYGDK; encoded by the coding sequence ATGGCGGGCGAGAAGACGGGGCTCCAGCTGCTGGACTTCTGGGTGAGCCCGTTCGCGCAGCGGTGCCGCATCGCGCTGGCCGAGAAAGGCCTGGCGTACGAGTCCCTGCCGCAGGACCTCGCCAACAAGGGCGAGCTCCTCCTGCGCGTCAACCCGGTCCACAAGAAGATCCCCGTGCTCCTCCACGACGGGCGGCCCCCCGTCTGCGAGTCCCTCATCATCCTGCACTACCTCGACGAGGCGTTCCCGGggacgccgccgctgctccccGCCGACCCCGTCGCCCGCGCGCACGCTAGGTTCTGGGCCGACTACGCGGAGAAGAAGGTCTTCGACTGCGGGACCACGCTGTGGAAGCGCACGGgccaggcgcaggcgcaggcgagGCCGGAGATGGTGGAGGCCCTGCGGACCCTGGACGCCGAGCTCGGGGACAAGGCCTACCTCGCCGGCGAGGCGTTCGGGTTCGTGGACATCGCCGTCGTGCCGTTCGCGACGTGGATCCTCGGATACGGCCGGCTCGCGGAGTTCAGCGTCGAGGAGGTGTGCCCGAGGCTGCTCGCGTGGGCCAAGCGCTGCGGCGAGAGGGAGAGCGTCGCCAAGAACCTGTACCCGCCGGAGAAGGTGTACGAATTCATCGGCTATCTCAAGGACACGTACGGCGACAAGTAG